In Primulina eburnea isolate SZY01 chromosome 3, ASM2296580v1, whole genome shotgun sequence, one DNA window encodes the following:
- the LOC140827710 gene encoding uncharacterized protein translates to MVLLSIGEKNFIKGGIAQDLRTDGRKRLDYRHINVETGVIPQASGSARVTIGATIVIASVKAELGKPHPSHPDKGKVSIFVDCSSTAEPTFEGRGSEELAVELSSALQLCLLGGKSGAGAGIDLSSLSIIEGKVCWDLYIDGLVLSSDGNMLDALGAAVKAALSNTAIPKVQVSADASSDEQPEVDVSDEEFLQFDTTGVPVIVTLTKVGRHYIVDATLEEESQMSSAVSVSVNRHGRICGLMKRGGAGLCASTIMDMISVAKHVSEHLINELDSAIAAAEACDED, encoded by the exons ATGGTGTTGCTTTCCATTGGAGAGAAAAATTTCATAAAGGGTGGGATAGCTCAGGACCTTCGTACTGATGGAAGGAAAAGATTAGATTACCGGCACATCAATGTGGAAACTGGTGTCATTCCTCAG GCTAGTGGCTCAGCAAGAGTGACGATAGGTGCAACAATTGTCATTGCAAGTGTGAAG GCTGAGCTTGGGAAGCCCCATCCATCTCATCCTGACAAAGGAAAGgtttctatttttgttgattGCAGCTCGACAGCTGAGCCAACATTCGAG GGCAGAGGCAGCGAGGAATTAGCCGTGGAGCTCTCTTCGGCACTTCAATTATGTCTTTTGGGTGGTAAAAGCGGGGCAG GGGCTGGGATTGATCTTTCGTCTCTATCTATCATTGAGGGGAAGGTTTGTTGGGATCTTTACATTGATGGTCTTGTCCTTAGTTCAGATGGTAATATGCTGGATGCCTTGGGAGCTGCTGTTAAG GCAGCGCTAAGCAATACGGCCATTCCAAAAGTCCAAGTTTCAGCAGATGCCTCTTCTGATGAGCAGCCAGAGGTTGATGTAAGCGACGAGGAATTTCTTCAGTTTGATACAACCGGAGTCCCTGTCATTGTCACCTTAACAAAG GTTGGAAGGCATTATATAGTAGATGCAACTTTGGAAGAGGAATCCCAAATGAGTTCCGCTGTCTCTGTTTCTGTCAATAGGCACGGGCGGATATGCGGGCTGATGAAAAGAGGGGGTGCGGGATTATGTGCAAGCACCATAATGGATATGATATCAGTTGCTAAACATGTAAGTGAGCATTTGATAAATGAATTGGATTCGGCGATTGCTGCTGCTGAGGCTTGTGATGAGGACTAA
- the LOC140827711 gene encoding uncharacterized protein — translation MAMAATGVILAAVSGGNYRKTCNRLSSKSGVFTKTALPVFTTEKKMFHFPTKRNLSVRAEYNDRKGGSDADFVAGFLLGGAVFGTLAYIFAPQIRRSLLNEDEYGFKRAKRPVYYDEGLEKTRQTLNEKISQLNSAIDNVSTRLRGGNNLPPVPAETDAEEAAL, via the exons GAGGGAATTATCGTAAGACCTGCAAtcgtttatcatcaaaatcaggTGTCTTTACTAAGACAGCGCTGCCAGTATTTACAACAGAGAAAAAGATGTTTCATTTCCCGACCAAGCGCAACTTGTCTGTTCGAGCGGAGTACAA TGATCGTAAGGGTGGTAGTGATGCTGATTTTGTTGCTGGTTTTCTTCTTGGAGGTGCAGTCTTTGGAACACTTGCTTATATTTTTGCTCCACAG ATACGACGATCACTGCTAAATGAAGATGAGTATGGCTTTAAGAGGGCCAAGCGACCAGTTTACTATGATGAAGGCTTAGAG AAAACCAGGCAGACCTTGAATGAAAAAATAAGTCAGCTCAACTCTGCAATCGACAATGTTTCTACCCGTTTGAGAGGTGGCAATAATTTACCTCCAGTGCCGGCTGAGACTGACGCTGAAGAAGCAGCCTTGTAA